One genomic segment of Natrononativus amylolyticus includes these proteins:
- a CDS encoding 8-oxo-dGTP diphosphatase, with protein sequence MQEATLCFAVRDGEVLLIEKRRGLGEGWYNGPGGKLEADETPRECAIREVREEVGIDVFDLEKAGELTFTLDGETHTFCHVYRTGSFAGEPTPSPEARPEWVAFEDVPYDRMWDDDSLWLPGVLEGRTVRGEFRFAGGPPLDEATFVDHDLEWDVSFTPQ encoded by the coding sequence ATGCAGGAGGCGACGCTGTGTTTCGCCGTTCGCGACGGCGAGGTGCTGTTGATCGAAAAGCGACGCGGGCTCGGCGAGGGGTGGTACAACGGTCCCGGCGGGAAGCTCGAGGCGGACGAAACGCCCCGGGAGTGTGCGATCCGGGAAGTGCGCGAGGAGGTCGGAATCGACGTGTTCGACCTCGAGAAGGCGGGCGAGTTGACGTTCACGCTCGACGGCGAGACGCACACGTTCTGTCACGTCTACCGGACCGGGTCGTTCGCGGGCGAGCCGACTCCGTCGCCGGAGGCCAGACCGGAGTGGGTCGCGTTCGAGGACGTCCCCTACGACCGAATGTGGGACGACGACTCGCTGTGGCTGCCGGGCGTCCTCGAGGGCCGGACGGTCCGCGGCGAGTTTCGGTTCGCGGGTGGTCCGCCGCTCGACGAGGCGACGTTCGTCGACCACGACCTCGAGTGGGACGTCTCGTTTACTCCTCAGTAG